The following is a genomic window from Hippoglossus stenolepis isolate QCI-W04-F060 chromosome 14, HSTE1.2, whole genome shotgun sequence.
GGGAtgtttatcaatcaatcaatcaaattttatttgtatagcccatattcacaaatcacaatttgtctcatagggctttaacatggtgtgacatcctctgcccttaaccctcaacaagagtaaggaaaaactacttaaaaacccttttaacagggaaaaaagaaggtagaaacctcagagagagccacatgtgagggatccctctcccaggacggacagaagtgcaatggatgtcaagtgtttATCAAGGACATGCTTACTGTAGAGTGTACTATATTCCTTTTACTTGAGTGGAACAAGCTCTTATACTAATTTAAATTGGAGAGATTTTGTATGGGACTGTAAAAGGCAGATTAGCAGTTCAGACTGGGCTATTTTTGTTGTGGAAGAATACCTTGCAGTGcatacttaaaaaataaaaataaatataagaagTTAGATATTAGATATAAATCCTTTAAATTTGGAATATAATGTATTTAGGGCTGCCCCTTTTTTTCAAAAAGGGGCAACATTTTATGGTGTGCCGTCTAATTACCTTATGCATGTACTTTGTTATAGGACAGAAAGCTGTTTGAATGTTGCAATCCTGTATATTGACCGTTCAGTgtcttgtctttgtttgcatTAAACTGTTTactgaaaatgaacacaaacaacagccTACACATAAGGTTGATTTGAACTCTTTTGGATTATAATACATTGTTCCCTCCGTTTTGGTCACTTTAAGTATAGCGTGATGGTGTATGTCTGAGGTCTCACCTGGATCTTATTGATGGGAACCCTCTTCTCCTGCAGTTGGCCGACCATGCCCCTCTCCTCTGAGGGGAGCAGAAGTAACAGGGCCTCTCCACCCTGCTTGTATCTGGCAGTCCTGCCCACCCTGTGGATGTAGGTGTCTGCATTCTCTGGACAGTCGAACTGCAGCACCCAGTTGACTGCAGGAAAGTCCAGGCCTCTGGCAGCTATATCAGTGGCAAAGAGAACAGCATTCTGCTTTTTGATGAAGTCATTGTAGACCTCCACCCTCTTCATCTGCTGTTGCTTGCCATGCAAAGCCAGGATGGGCATGCCGGGTCTTAGGCGACAGAAAACTCGGAACAGGTATTGTACCTCCTTGCAGCaagcaaagaaaacaatgatCTTCCTCTTCAAGTGACTCTTAATGAAAGAGTAGAGCATGTTAACTTTATGGTGGAGCTCACACACCACATAGCTCTGCTCCAGGGTGGCCGGCGTGCTGAACTTTGCTTTCTCGTGTACCCACACATACTCTGGGTCTTTCAGACTTAGCCGGGCCAAGTCTTTGACTGACTTAGTCTGTGTGGCGGAGAACAGCAGCGTCTGCCGGGACCTAGGAAGGTTCTCCAATATGGCGTTTAATGTATCGGCGAAGCCCATGTCCAGGATGCGGTCTGCCTCGTCCAGGACCAGCATGTGGAGGTCGGATGCGTGAAAGGTGGCCGTCTCGTCCATGTGCTGCAGTAGTCGGCCCGGGGTGCAGATAACGATGTTGGTGCGGTGGATTCTCTCCGACTCGCTCTTTAGCTCCTTCCCCCCGATGATGAGCCCCGCTGAAAACTCGTGGTTCTTGCCCACCTTACGCAGAACTTCGAAGGTCTGGTAGGCGAGTTCTCTGGTGGGGGAAATTATGAGCGCACCGAGGCCGTCCATGGAGCTCCATTGTTGTCGGTACAGACACTCCAGCACCGGTATGATGAAGGCTAAAGTCTTCCCGGAACCAGTCTTCGCCGCACCGAGGACATCTTTACCTTGCAAAGCGAAGCCGATGGTCTGTCTCTGGATCTCTGTGGGCTGTCTATACTGAGCTTCCTGTAGCCCTAGCAGGGTTTTCTTTGAAATGGGGAAATCTGAAAACCTGACAACGTCTTTGGTGTTGATCTGTCCGTACCTGCTTTCAAGTCTGTGGATGTAATCCCGTTCGACCTGCCACTGTGGTTTCTTTTCCGCTTTCTCTCGATTTACTCGTGCTTTCCtcttattgtattttttcttccacttctcGAAGTTTTTCACCGGGTCAGCACTGTCCTTCATCTTCGTAGGTTTGGTTTTCCTCCCTAAATATTCTGAGTTTTCGGCTTCCATAATTTCATCCAAACCAATCCCGAGCACCAGCGGTCACTCCAAACACACGTGGAAGCACCTTCTAATACGTTTTACTTGACGAATTCAGAGCT
Proteins encoded in this region:
- the ddx10 gene encoding probable ATP-dependent RNA helicase DDX10, coding for MEAENSEYLGRKTKPTKMKDSADPVKNFEKWKKKYNKRKARVNREKAEKKPQWQVERDYIHRLESRYGQINTKDVVRFSDFPISKKTLLGLQEAQYRQPTEIQRQTIGFALQGKDVLGAAKTGSGKTLAFIIPVLECLYRQQWSSMDGLGALIISPTRELAYQTFEVLRKVGKNHEFSAGLIIGGKELKSESERIHRTNIVICTPGRLLQHMDETATFHASDLHMLVLDEADRILDMGFADTLNAILENLPRSRQTLLFSATQTKSVKDLARLSLKDPEYVWVHEKAKFSTPATLEQSYVVCELHHKVNMLYSFIKSHLKRKIIVFFACCKEVQYLFRVFCRLRPGMPILALHGKQQQMKRVEVYNDFIKKQNAVLFATDIAARGLDFPAVNWVLQFDCPENADTYIHRVGRTARYKQGGEALLLLLPSEERGMVGQLQEKRVPINKIQVNPEKLQTVQPKLVAFLAQEKEQKERAQRCFVSYLRSVYLMKNKEVFDVLKLQIQEFAVSLGLAVAPRVRFLNKVQAQTAEGDEQKEEEQSEDDDLRSFKAQLRGNIPHGEGQNYQSEDSDEDGESGDEQNANQLKTTLLGDDDDDDDLRDLDLLKVKTKNVFSLTKEQENEEELSKGSKKEFGKETKFKDAKKVLKRNFHVNTKVTFNEEGDAVQLWPPVQRAVTDEEDEEVSGINVEKAKERLKHEDQVFDKREYSCKVKAKHREKRLKAKAARREASRQHGQQSEEEEEVVAYLAKHGEDEFDPSALPDPDNLRSLEEEKEGQKDQRRSAKRQQSSESSDEELIAGKRKKVRQLNDEHIPLDTGLSLAEDEELVLHLLGGMK